One window of Chloroflexus aggregans DSM 9485 genomic DNA carries:
- a CDS encoding helix-turn-helix transcriptional regulator gives MGKGRGLARAERLTEMKRLYVQRAFSDAEMAERLGVDRTTAYRDRIALEQDYPFVEDPPGRYRIDRNRLLSEIRLNPHEALFLYLPARRLLRQTRFANRHVVNAVEKLAACLQQPMTEKLLRLSHEVLHQQHYPERIGVLERITMAWIDQKKVRITYRALRAKRPLIHTICPYLIEPALWSDSVYVIAYSDVARDIVPFKLERIEDVVTTLEYFDFPDNFDEQQLLRHTWGIWIGDSEPVTVKLRFLSGEATRRVQETVWHPSQQITLLPDGGCEWQAQVADWREILPWVRGWGASVEVIEPHDLRETLMGEAKALAERYGWYVSSQPAVTASTTLQDFFGE, from the coding sequence ATGGGCAAGGGAAGAGGACTCGCGCGCGCCGAGCGGTTGACCGAAATGAAGCGGCTTTATGTGCAGCGCGCTTTCAGCGATGCTGAGATGGCTGAACGCCTAGGCGTTGATCGCACAACGGCCTATCGTGATCGAATCGCGCTTGAGCAGGACTATCCGTTCGTTGAAGACCCGCCAGGACGCTACCGCATTGATCGCAATCGCCTCCTGTCTGAAATTCGTCTGAACCCGCATGAGGCGCTGTTCCTCTACCTGCCGGCGCGCCGGTTACTACGACAAACTCGCTTCGCCAACCGGCATGTTGTCAATGCCGTGGAAAAATTGGCCGCCTGTCTCCAACAGCCGATGACGGAAAAATTATTACGGCTTTCTCATGAGGTGCTTCATCAGCAACATTATCCAGAACGAATAGGTGTACTTGAACGGATTACAATGGCTTGGATTGACCAGAAGAAGGTGCGTATTACCTACCGCGCTCTACGAGCCAAGCGCCCACTGATTCATACAATCTGCCCATATTTGATCGAACCGGCGTTGTGGAGTGATAGCGTATATGTAATCGCCTATAGCGATGTAGCTAGAGATATTGTGCCATTTAAGCTTGAGCGCATCGAAGATGTGGTAACGACCCTAGAATATTTTGATTTTCCCGACAATTTTGATGAACAACAACTGTTACGCCATACATGGGGCATCTGGATTGGCGATAGTGAGCCGGTAACGGTAAAACTGCGGTTTTTGTCCGGTGAAGCGACGCGGCGGGTGCAAGAGACGGTCTGGCATCCTTCGCAGCAGATCACGTTGTTACCTGATGGCGGTTGCGAGTGGCAAGCGCAAGTGGCAGATTGGCGCGAGATATTACCTTGGGTGCGAGGATGGGGCGCTAGCGTTGAGGTGATCGAGCCGCACGATTTGCGCGAGACGCTGATGGGTGAAGCAAAAGCGCTGGCCGAACGGTATGGTTGGTACGTTTCGTCACAGCCTGCGGTAACTGCATCGACCACCTTGCAAGATTTCTTTGGGGAGTAG